One Xyrauchen texanus isolate HMW12.3.18 chromosome 2, RBS_HiC_50CHRs, whole genome shotgun sequence genomic window carries:
- the LOC127655874 gene encoding uncharacterized protein LOC127655874 isoform X1 yields MPKLKRFRMRRQTLINNANRKKAEARLTGGGPPPLTPSEELALSLNKGRPVVDGIPEGTSSEFATSHNNSSDLVQFADGPIVLLDPPETTQSVTINDDEETTSAVTELESDGRPTENLAVDVHADEGPSTSTLNLSSFSEKELYKVHLLRQIKKTDMDMDLIQLQLEEKRLAIKKAKLEIELLEHRLKVIVIRTGGMPLSSYCGNVVKYHTSNCVTCPIWSDPEPTPTLKPRLQNAYCHLHLGPCSAVRQVEACLWSRLRIRVGCHHIGEARVSSVPQQVTIEVSCNV; encoded by the exons ATGCCTAAGCTGAAGAGATTTCGTATGCGACGCCAGACGTTGATCAACAATG CTAATAGAAAGAAGGCTGAGGCCCGTCTAACTGGTGGGGGTCCACCTCCTCTCACCCCATCTGAGGAGTTGGCTCTTTCACTTAATAAAGGTCGCCCTGTGGTCGACGGTATTCCAGAGGGCACTTCGTCAGAGTTTGCTACCTCCCACAACAACTCAAGTGACTTGGTACAAT TTGCTGATGGACCCATTGTATTATTGGATCCTCCTGAAACCACACAGTCTGTCACAATT AATGATGATGAAGAGACCACATCTGCTGTGACTGAATTAGAAAGTGATGGGAGACCCACAGAG AATCTAGCTGTGGATGTACATGCAGATGAGGGTCCATCTACCTCTACACTTAATCTTAGCAGT TTTTCTGAAAAGGAGCTGTATAAGGTCCATCTAttaaggcaaataaaaaaaactgacatGGACATGGACCTTATACAGCTTCAGCTAGAGGAGAAAAGGCTGGCCATTAAAAAGGCCAAACTTGAAATAGAACTACTGGAGCATCGCCTTAAG GTCATCGTCATCAGGACAGGGGGGATGCCTCTCTCCTCTTATTGTGGCAATGTTGTGAAGTACCACACAAGCAACTGTGTCACATGCCCTATTTGGAGTGACCCTGAGCCCACGCCGACACTGAAACCTCGCCTTCAGAATGCCTATTGTCATCTCCACCTTGGCCCGTGTTCTGCTGTGAGACAGGTTGAAGCGTGTCTGTGGTCCAGGCTTAGGATCAGGGTAGGGTGTCATCATATAGGGGAGGCAAGGGTATCCTCTGTCCCCCAGCAAGTAACCATAGAAGTGTCCTGTaatgtttga
- the LOC127655874 gene encoding uncharacterized protein LOC127655874 isoform X2 translates to MPKLKRFRMRRQTLINNANRKKAEARLTGGGPPPLTPSEELALSLNKGRPVVDGIPEGTSSEFATSHNNSSDLVQFADGPIVLLDPPETTQSVTINDDEETTSAVTELESDGRPTENLAVDVHADEGPSTSTLNLSSFSEKELYKVHLLRQIKKTDMDMDLIQLQLEEKRLAIKKAKLEIELLEHRLKVIVIRTGGMPLSSYCGNVVKYHTSNCVTCPIWSDPEPTPTLKPRLQNAYCHLHLGPCSAVRQVEACLWSRLRIRVSEGCSRILCG, encoded by the exons ATGCCTAAGCTGAAGAGATTTCGTATGCGACGCCAGACGTTGATCAACAATG CTAATAGAAAGAAGGCTGAGGCCCGTCTAACTGGTGGGGGTCCACCTCCTCTCACCCCATCTGAGGAGTTGGCTCTTTCACTTAATAAAGGTCGCCCTGTGGTCGACGGTATTCCAGAGGGCACTTCGTCAGAGTTTGCTACCTCCCACAACAACTCAAGTGACTTGGTACAAT TTGCTGATGGACCCATTGTATTATTGGATCCTCCTGAAACCACACAGTCTGTCACAATT AATGATGATGAAGAGACCACATCTGCTGTGACTGAATTAGAAAGTGATGGGAGACCCACAGAG AATCTAGCTGTGGATGTACATGCAGATGAGGGTCCATCTACCTCTACACTTAATCTTAGCAGT TTTTCTGAAAAGGAGCTGTATAAGGTCCATCTAttaaggcaaataaaaaaaactgacatGGACATGGACCTTATACAGCTTCAGCTAGAGGAGAAAAGGCTGGCCATTAAAAAGGCCAAACTTGAAATAGAACTACTGGAGCATCGCCTTAAG GTCATCGTCATCAGGACAGGGGGGATGCCTCTCTCCTCTTATTGTGGCAATGTTGTGAAGTACCACACAAGCAACTGTGTCACATGCCCTATTTGGAGTGACCCTGAGCCCACGCCGACACTGAAACCTCGCCTTCAGAATGCCTATTGTCATCTCCACCTTGGCCCGTGTTCTGCTGTGAGACAGGTTGAAGCGTGTCTGTGGTCCAGGCTTAGGATCAGG gtatcagaagggtgctctcgcatactttgtggttga
- the LOC127655902 gene encoding uncharacterized protein LOC127655902 isoform X2 has translation MPGPSSSEQVTDEWLTVQDPTKAMPGPSSSEQVTDEWLTVQDPTKAMSLFRDSILSHHESKNPLFLSMDIRKSPAEQDAALICFYKKPNVEWARPLNCRLEGDAAIGEGVSRFFLSTCMNKLKSGFCFHFANTAVTHLFDGQPGHLVPSASHFLVESDMFVMAGRMVGHSFVHGGPCLSGLSPAVVHVLFGGSPETATVTPEDCPDLDIRETIRLLEGESELSDKDKKSVQDLAFAWDLTGLTGNNRRWLFEKMLIHAVIGRVTR, from the exons ATGCCTGGACCGTCCAGTAGTGAACAAGTTACAGATG AGTGGCTCACGGTACAAGACCCTACCAAGGCCATGCCTGGACCGTCCAGTAGTGAACAAGTTACAGATG AGTGGCTCACAGTACAAGACCCAACCAAGGCCATGTCTCTGTTTCGGGATTCTATTCTTAGCCATCATGAAAGTAAGAATCCCTTATTTCTCAGCATGGATATTAGAAAGAGCCCTGCTGAACAAGACGCTGCGCTCATCTGCTTCTATAAGAAGCCGAATGTGGAATGGGCACGACCCTTGAATTGCAGACTTGAAG GTGATGCAGCCATTGGAGAGGGTGTGAGTCGCTTTTTTCTCTCAACTTGCATGAACAAGCTAAAGTCTGGGTTTTGCTTCCACTTTG CAAACACTGCTGTTACACATCTCTTTGATGGACAGCCAGGCCATTTAGTGCCCTCAGCCTCTCACTTTCTTGTGGAAAGTGACATGTTCGTCATGGCAGGCAGAATGGTGGGGCACTCCTTTGTTCATGGAGGACCATGCCTGTCAGGGCTTAGCCCTGCTGTTGTGCATGTCCTGTTTGGAGGAAGCCCGGAAACTGCAACAGTAACACCAGAGGACTGTCCAGACCTAGACATCCGTGAAACAATCAggctt CTTGAAGGGGAATCTGAACTCTCAGACAAGGACAAAAAAAGTGTCCAGGACTTGGCCTTCGCTTGGGATCTCACTGGCCTTACTGGAAATAACCGAAGATGGCTTTTTGAGAAGATGTTGATCCATGCT GTAATTGGACGTGTCACACGATAA
- the LOC127655681 gene encoding histone H1-like: MVHYPVLIVKTVSASKERSGVSLAALKKALAAGGYDVEKNNSRVKIAIKSLVTKGTLVQTKGTGASGSFKLNKKQAESEKKPAKKAAPEVKKAAVKKPAAAKKPKSAATKKPAAKKSPKKVKKPAAAKKATKSPKKAKKPATPKKAAKSPKKAKTVKPKAAKPKAAKPKKAAPKRSR; this comes from the coding sequence atggtgcattatcctgttcTCATCGTCAAAACTGTGTCCGCTTCCAAGGAGAGGAGCGGCGTGTCTCTCGCCGCCCTGAAGAAAGCTCTCGCCGCCGGTGGATACGATGTGGAGAAGAACAACTCCCGCGTCAAGATCGCCATCAAGAGTCTGGTGACTAAAGGGACTCTGGTCCAGACCAAAGGGACCGGCGCCTCCGGATCATTCAAGCTCAACAAGAAACAAGCCGAGAGCGAGAAGAAACCCGCCAAGAAAGCCGCTCCTGAAGTCAAGAAGGCCGCAGTCAAGAAACCAGCCGCCGCCAAGAAGCCCAAGAGTGCCGCGACTAAGAAACCTGCCGCCAAGAAATCCCCCAAGAAGGTGAAGAAACCCGCAGCCGCTAAAAAGGCAACGAAGAGCCCCAAGAAGGCAAAGAAACCAGCAACCCCCAAGAAAGCCGCCAAGAGCCCCAAGAAGGCCAAGACTGTCAAACCCAAAGCGGCAAAGCCGAAAGCAGCCAAACCTAAAAAGGCCGCGCCTAAAAGAAGTAGATGA
- the LOC127655902 gene encoding uncharacterized protein LOC127655902 isoform X1 gives MLTMMKTTWIMWRRTVSKHQFRSPVLSAWKCLPLTLLKYMLLRVVKEWLTVQDPTKAMSLFRDSILSHHESKNPLFLSMDIRKSPAEQDAALICFYKKPNVEWARPLNCRLEGDAAIGEGVSRFFLSTCMNKLKSGFCFHFANTAVTHLFDGQPGHLVPSASHFLVESDMFVMAGRMVGHSFVHGGPCLSGLSPAVVHVLFGGSPETATVTPEDCPDLDIRETIRLLEGESELSDKDKKSVQDLAFAWDLTGLTGNNRRWLFEKMLIHAVIGRVTR, from the exons ATGTTGACAATGATGAAGACAACCTGGATAATGTGGAGGAGAACAGTGAGCAAG CACCAGTTCAGGAGCCCTGTCCTATCTGCATGGAAATGTTTACCATTGACTTTATTGAAGTACATGCTGCTTCGTGTGGTGAAAG AGTGGCTCACAGTACAAGACCCAACCAAGGCCATGTCTCTGTTTCGGGATTCTATTCTTAGCCATCATGAAAGTAAGAATCCCTTATTTCTCAGCATGGATATTAGAAAGAGCCCTGCTGAACAAGACGCTGCGCTCATCTGCTTCTATAAGAAGCCGAATGTGGAATGGGCACGACCCTTGAATTGCAGACTTGAAG GTGATGCAGCCATTGGAGAGGGTGTGAGTCGCTTTTTTCTCTCAACTTGCATGAACAAGCTAAAGTCTGGGTTTTGCTTCCACTTTG CAAACACTGCTGTTACACATCTCTTTGATGGACAGCCAGGCCATTTAGTGCCCTCAGCCTCTCACTTTCTTGTGGAAAGTGACATGTTCGTCATGGCAGGCAGAATGGTGGGGCACTCCTTTGTTCATGGAGGACCATGCCTGTCAGGGCTTAGCCCTGCTGTTGTGCATGTCCTGTTTGGAGGAAGCCCGGAAACTGCAACAGTAACACCAGAGGACTGTCCAGACCTAGACATCCGTGAAACAATCAggctt CTTGAAGGGGAATCTGAACTCTCAGACAAGGACAAAAAAAGTGTCCAGGACTTGGCCTTCGCTTGGGATCTCACTGGCCTTACTGGAAATAACCGAAGATGGCTTTTTGAGAAGATGTTGATCCATGCT GTAATTGGACGTGTCACACGATAA
- the LOC127656036 gene encoding histone H2A-like, whose amino-acid sequence MSGRGKTGGKARAKAKTRSSRAGLQFPVGRVHRLLRKGNYAQCVGAGAPVYLAAVLEYLTAEILELAGNAARDNKKTRIIPRHLQLAVRNDEELNKLLGGVTIAQGGVLPNIQAVLLPKKTEKPSKTK is encoded by the coding sequence ATGAGTGGCAGAGGTAAAACCGGCGGCAAAGCGCGAGCAAAGGCTAAAACTCGTTCCTCCAGGGCGGGACTGCAGTTCCCCGTCGGCCGTGTGCACAGACTTCTCCGCAAAGGCAACTACGCTCAGTGTGTCGGTGCCGGTGCTCCCGTTTATCTGGCCGCTGTGCTCGAGTATCTCACCGCTGAGATCCTGGAGTTGGCCGGAAACGCCGCTCGGGACAACAAGAAGACTCGTATCATTCCCCGTCACCTGCAGCTGGCAGTGCGGAACGACGAGGAGTTGAACAAACTCTTGGGTGGAGTGACCATCGCTCAGGGTGGGGTGTTGCCCAACATCCAGGCTGTGCTGCTGCCCAAGAAGACCGAGAAACCCTCCAAGACCAAGTAA
- the LOC127655874 gene encoding uncharacterized protein LOC127655874 isoform X3, producing the protein MPKLKRFRMRRQTLINNANRKKAEARLTGGGPPPLTPSEELALSLNKGRPVVDGIPEGTSSEFATSHNNSSDLVQFADGPIVLLDPPETTQSVTINDDEETTSAVTELESDGRPTENLAVDVHADEGPSTSTLNLSSFSEKELYKVHLLRQIKKTDMDMDLIQLQLEEKRLAIKKAKLEIELLEHRLKDMKK; encoded by the exons ATGCCTAAGCTGAAGAGATTTCGTATGCGACGCCAGACGTTGATCAACAATG CTAATAGAAAGAAGGCTGAGGCCCGTCTAACTGGTGGGGGTCCACCTCCTCTCACCCCATCTGAGGAGTTGGCTCTTTCACTTAATAAAGGTCGCCCTGTGGTCGACGGTATTCCAGAGGGCACTTCGTCAGAGTTTGCTACCTCCCACAACAACTCAAGTGACTTGGTACAAT TTGCTGATGGACCCATTGTATTATTGGATCCTCCTGAAACCACACAGTCTGTCACAATT AATGATGATGAAGAGACCACATCTGCTGTGACTGAATTAGAAAGTGATGGGAGACCCACAGAG AATCTAGCTGTGGATGTACATGCAGATGAGGGTCCATCTACCTCTACACTTAATCTTAGCAGT TTTTCTGAAAAGGAGCTGTATAAGGTCCATCTAttaaggcaaataaaaaaaactgacatGGACATGGACCTTATACAGCTTCAGCTAGAGGAGAAAAGGCTGGCCATTAAAAAGGCCAAACTTGAAATAGAACTACTGGAGCATCGCCTTAAG GATATGAAGAAATAG
- the LOC127656085 gene encoding histone H3, with protein MARTKQTARKSTGGKAPRKQLATKAARKSAPATGGVKKPHRYRPGTVALREIRRYQKSTELLIRKLPFQRLVREIAQDFKTDLRFQSSAVMALQESSEAYLVGLFEDTNLCAIHAKRVTIMPKDIQLARRIRGERA; from the coding sequence ATGGCAAGAACTAAACAAACCGCCCGCAAGTCCACCGGTGGAAAAGCCCCGAGGAAGCAGCTCGCTACTAAAGCCGCACGTAAGAGCGCTCCAGCCACCGGTGGAGTCAAGAAGCCTCATCGTTACAGGCCCGGTACCGTAGCGCTGAGAGAGATCCGCCGTTATCAGAAGTCCACTGAGCTGTTGATCCGCAAACTGCCTTTCCAGCGTCTGGTGAGAGAAATCGCTCAGGATTTCAAGACGGATCTgcgcttccagagctccgccgtcatGGCCCTGCAGGAGTCCAGCGAGGCCTATTTGGTCGGTCTCTTTGAGGACACAAACTTGTGCGCCATCCACGCCAAGAGGGTCACCATCATGCCTAAAGACATCCAGCTGGCCCGCCGCATTCGTGGAGAACGCGCTTAA